One genomic segment of Virgibacillus doumboii includes these proteins:
- a CDS encoding BMP family lipoprotein has translation MKNRKFILLALLFSLGLILAACGGGSGEENSGNEGSGGDEGSNESSESTDFSAAMVTDVGGVDDKSFNQSAWEGLQAWGDEHGLSKGQGFDYAQSNDKSDYMPNLTRLVKADYNLVFGIGFKLHDAIKKVSGQFPDTHFAIVDDVVDAPNVASITFKEHQGSFLVGVAAAKKTKSNKVGFVGGVDSPLINKFESGFIAGVKSVNPEIDVEVQYAESFAAADKGKLIATEMYNSGIDVIYHASGATGNGVFAQAKDIKKNNPEKDVWVIGVDRDQYEEGQIGDHNVTLTSMVKRVDISVQDLSNKAMNGEFPGGENVVYGLEDGGVSAAKTNEEALTDDIVTAIEDWKEKIINGEVEVPKTREETEKFVNNL, from the coding sequence TTGAAGAATCGTAAGTTTATTTTACTTGCATTATTATTTTCTCTTGGTTTGATTCTTGCTGCATGTGGTGGCGGTTCTGGAGAAGAAAACAGTGGAAATGAAGGCTCTGGTGGAGACGAAGGCAGTAATGAAAGCAGTGAAAGCACAGATTTCAGTGCTGCAATGGTAACTGATGTTGGCGGTGTAGATGATAAATCATTTAACCAGTCAGCATGGGAAGGTTTACAAGCCTGGGGTGACGAGCATGGTCTTTCTAAAGGTCAAGGTTTTGACTATGCCCAATCAAATGATAAATCCGATTACATGCCAAACCTGACTCGTCTGGTTAAAGCAGACTATAATCTGGTATTTGGTATTGGATTTAAGTTACACGATGCAATTAAAAAAGTTTCCGGACAATTTCCAGATACGCATTTTGCTATCGTTGATGACGTTGTAGATGCTCCAAATGTAGCAAGTATTACATTCAAAGAACATCAAGGTTCATTTTTGGTAGGGGTTGCAGCTGCTAAAAAGACAAAATCAAATAAAGTAGGTTTCGTTGGTGGTGTTGACTCACCATTAATCAACAAATTTGAATCCGGATTTATTGCTGGTGTAAAATCCGTTAATCCTGAAATTGATGTAGAAGTTCAATATGCTGAATCCTTTGCAGCTGCTGACAAAGGTAAACTTATTGCTACTGAGATGTATAATAGTGGTATTGATGTTATCTATCACGCATCAGGTGCAACAGGAAATGGCGTATTTGCACAAGCAAAAGATATTAAGAAAAATAATCCTGAAAAAGACGTCTGGGTAATCGGTGTTGACCGTGACCAGTATGAAGAAGGCCAAATCGGTGATCATAATGTTACGCTTACTTCCATGGTAAAACGTGTTGATATTTCTGTACAGGATCTTTCCAATAAGGCAATGAACGGCGAATTTCCTGGTGGGGAAAATGTAGTTTACGGTTTGGAAGATGGAGGAGTAAGTGCAGCTAAAACAAATGAAGAAGCATTAACAGATGATATTGTTACAGCTATTGAAGACTGGAAAGAAAAAATTATAAATGGTGAAGTTGAGGTTCCGAAAACTCGTGAAGAAACAGAGAAGTTCGTAAATAACCTCTAA
- a CDS encoding GntR family transcriptional regulator, whose amino-acid sequence MSIRIDSRHLYLQVIDEIKRDIENGTYKTKQKLPSEFQLSKQLGVSRATLREALRILEEENVVIRRHGVGTFVNPKPIFSSGIEQLNSVTYMIEQSGKVPGSQFLSTEFVEPTEEERLKYMPEEINTLAKIERVRTADNNPVVFCIDKVPDGLVPLDQIHNEDSLFKLLEEYSGKRISYAVTYIEPISYHDRIYEVLKCDPDQSLLLLKQMHYTDEDEPILYSANYFRSDVFSFHVLRKRL is encoded by the coding sequence ATGTCGATTCGGATTGATTCTCGTCACTTATACTTACAGGTTATTGATGAGATAAAACGGGACATCGAAAATGGTACATATAAGACAAAGCAAAAACTCCCATCTGAATTCCAACTGTCAAAACAACTTGGCGTTTCCCGTGCAACCTTAAGAGAAGCATTGCGCATACTGGAAGAAGAAAACGTAGTGATTCGACGGCATGGTGTAGGGACATTTGTAAATCCGAAACCTATCTTTTCTTCGGGTATTGAACAGCTGAATAGTGTTACATATATGATTGAACAATCCGGAAAGGTTCCAGGTTCCCAATTTTTATCAACTGAATTTGTTGAACCAACCGAAGAAGAACGGCTGAAGTATATGCCTGAAGAAATTAATACACTGGCAAAAATTGAGCGTGTTCGAACAGCTGACAATAATCCGGTTGTTTTTTGCATTGATAAAGTCCCGGATGGTTTAGTACCATTGGATCAAATTCATAATGAAGATTCTCTATTTAAGCTACTGGAGGAATATTCAGGCAAACGGATTTCTTATGCAGTTACATACATTGAACCTATCAGTTATCATGATCGGATTTATGAAGTTTTAAAATGTGATCCTGATCAGTCATTACTATTATTAAAGCAGATGCATTACACGGATGAAGATGAACCAATTTTATACTCGGCTAATTACTTCAGATCAGATGTATTCAGTTTTCATGTTTTAAGAAAGCGTTTGTAA
- a CDS encoding DNA translocase FtsK encodes MAKKKRRKKKNQLKKQVKYELLGLLFIFLAIFGSGASAISDGAIPGGLEHIFRFFLGIWYFIASIFLLVTGIILMVKRRYPYFFHKKLIGFYIIFVGVLLLTHIQTYERLLIVSEETSILKATWDNFFAYVDGSGSVVQTGGGMIGAILFAFCYFLFSSVGAKIVSVFSIIIGFIFITEFSLGDFFSKWTKRISESIKNLRNKWRESRLNKQITDDEEGYEVASVPDPEPDNDPGEPVIQDFTDVAYSFEPEKSTEPSGENEDNTDSEVIDNNDAPLPMTEAENHEYELPAPGLLAEPSQSSQQHEKSYIQATVRKLERTFNSFGVKARVTKVHVGPAVTKYEVYPEAGVKVSKIVNLHDDLALALAAKDIRIEAPIPGKSAVGIEVPNQEIAMVSLREVLDSSFSKSSKLLFALGRDISGDAVVSELNKMPHLLIAGATGSGKSVCVNGIITTILMRAKPHEVKMMMIDPKKVELNVYNGIPHLLAPVVTDPKKASRALKKVVAEMERRYELFSDTGTRNIEGYNEYIRKYNQTVEEEEKQPNLPYIVVLVDELADLMMVASSDVEDAITRLAQMARAAGIHLIIATQRPSVDVITGVIKANIPSRIAFSVSSQTDSRTILDSGGAEKLLGRGDMLFMPVGSSKPTRVQGAFLSDEEVERIVDHCIDQQKATYQEEMIPEETSEVTSDVDDELYDDAVQLITEMQSASVSMLQRRFRIGYTRAARLIDAMEDRGIVGPYEGSKPRNVLVSQPSEEKSS; translated from the coding sequence TTGGCAAAGAAAAAGAGAAGAAAAAAGAAAAATCAACTTAAAAAGCAAGTGAAATATGAATTATTGGGATTACTTTTTATATTTTTGGCTATTTTCGGAAGTGGTGCAAGTGCGATTAGTGATGGAGCTATTCCGGGTGGTCTTGAACATATTTTCCGTTTCTTTCTGGGAATCTGGTATTTTATAGCTTCGATATTCCTCCTTGTTACCGGGATCATTTTGATGGTGAAACGACGTTACCCCTATTTTTTTCATAAAAAATTGATTGGGTTTTATATCATTTTTGTTGGTGTTTTACTGTTAACACATATCCAGACATATGAAAGATTGCTGATAGTTTCAGAGGAAACTTCGATTTTAAAGGCTACATGGGATAACTTTTTTGCTTATGTAGATGGCAGCGGCAGTGTTGTACAAACCGGTGGAGGTATGATTGGAGCAATTCTATTCGCGTTTTGCTATTTCTTATTTTCCTCAGTTGGTGCGAAGATAGTTTCCGTTTTTTCCATCATAATCGGCTTTATTTTTATAACAGAGTTTTCGTTGGGAGACTTCTTTTCAAAATGGACTAAACGAATTTCGGAATCTATTAAAAATCTTAGAAATAAGTGGAGAGAGTCACGTCTTAATAAACAAATCACTGACGATGAAGAGGGCTATGAGGTGGCTTCAGTCCCTGATCCGGAGCCGGACAATGATCCTGGTGAACCTGTTATCCAGGACTTCACAGATGTTGCGTATTCATTCGAACCTGAGAAGTCGACTGAGCCGTCCGGTGAAAATGAGGATAATACCGACTCCGAAGTGATCGATAACAATGATGCACCATTGCCGATGACGGAAGCGGAAAACCATGAATATGAATTACCAGCTCCAGGTTTGCTTGCTGAACCATCGCAAAGTTCACAGCAGCATGAGAAATCATATATCCAGGCTACAGTCCGAAAATTGGAGAGGACGTTTAATAGTTTTGGAGTAAAAGCAAGAGTTACCAAAGTCCATGTTGGTCCGGCAGTCACAAAATATGAGGTATATCCTGAAGCGGGTGTAAAGGTTAGCAAAATTGTTAATCTGCATGATGATCTGGCCCTGGCGCTGGCGGCTAAGGATATTCGTATCGAAGCGCCTATACCTGGTAAATCTGCGGTAGGCATTGAAGTTCCGAATCAGGAAATAGCTATGGTTTCGTTACGTGAAGTACTGGATAGCAGCTTTAGTAAATCTTCCAAACTATTGTTTGCACTTGGAAGAGATATTTCCGGAGATGCTGTAGTATCGGAACTGAATAAAATGCCGCACTTGCTTATTGCCGGTGCAACAGGAAGCGGTAAAAGTGTTTGTGTAAATGGTATTATTACGACAATATTAATGCGTGCCAAACCACATGAAGTAAAAATGATGATGATTGATCCAAAGAAAGTTGAACTGAATGTATACAACGGTATTCCGCACTTACTGGCACCAGTTGTTACAGACCCGAAAAAGGCATCAAGGGCGCTCAAAAAAGTAGTTGCGGAAATGGAAAGAAGGTATGAACTGTTTTCTGATACCGGGACACGCAATATCGAAGGGTATAATGAATACATCCGCAAGTACAATCAGACAGTGGAAGAGGAAGAAAAGCAGCCAAACCTTCCTTATATTGTAGTACTGGTTGATGAGTTGGCAGACCTGATGATGGTTGCTTCAAGTGATGTTGAGGATGCGATTACACGATTGGCGCAAATGGCCCGGGCAGCCGGGATACATTTGATAATCGCTACGCAACGTCCATCAGTAGATGTCATAACGGGTGTTATTAAAGCGAATATTCCATCACGTATTGCGTTCAGTGTATCTTCACAGACTGATTCACGTACAATATTGGATTCCGGTGGTGCAGAGAAACTGTTAGGTCGCGGTGATATGCTGTTTATGCCAGTGGGTTCTTCTAAACCAACACGAGTACAGGGAGCTTTTTTATCTGATGAAGAGGTTGAACGGATTGTTGACCATTGTATTGATCAGCAAAAAGCAACGTATCAGGAAGAGATGATACCGGAAGAAACCAGTGAAGTAACATCAGATGTGGATGATGAATTATATGATGATGCAGTACAATTAATAACAGAAATGCAAAGCGCAAGTGTATCCATGCTGCAGCGAAGGTTCCGCATTGGGTATACAAGAGCTGCCCGATTAATCGATGCTATGGAAGACAGAGGTATAGTAGGGCCTTATGAGGGGAGTAAACCTCGTAATGTACTAGTTTCACAGCCCAGTGAAGAGAAGTCTTCCTGA
- a CDS encoding YlzJ-like family protein: MILYTPLSETDIFPGSDKDFTNRHCVTYQGKDMFVEETEDGKYQLLQLLSTDPQDFLNSDYNPGTILR; the protein is encoded by the coding sequence ATGATTTTATATACACCACTCTCAGAAACGGATATTTTTCCTGGTTCCGATAAGGATTTCACCAATCGTCATTGTGTTACTTATCAGGGAAAGGACATGTTTGTCGAGGAAACAGAGGATGGGAAATACCAACTGCTTCAATTATTATCCACCGATCCACAGGATTTTTTAAATAGTGACTACAACCCTGGAACTATTTTACGGTAA
- a CDS encoding ClpP family protease encodes MEKEPSKKDGQNQGDQANASSLVQKIQQLGQSNVPQAPDSNIHVLSIIGQVEGHVQLPPQNKTTKYEHLLPQLIAIEQNPKIEGLVVLLNTVGGDVEAGLALSEMIASISKPTVSIVLGGGHSIGVPIAVATDYSYIAPTATMTIHPIRLTGLVIGVPQTFEYLDKMQERVIDFVIHHSNVKEEKFKELMFAKGNLTRDIGTNVIGDDAVKYGLIDGVGGVKEAMEKVNELIKANKGPEDQVIQ; translated from the coding sequence ATGGAAAAAGAACCGTCAAAAAAAGATGGTCAGAATCAGGGAGATCAGGCTAATGCTTCCTCGCTGGTGCAAAAGATCCAGCAATTAGGTCAATCAAATGTACCGCAAGCTCCCGACTCCAACATACATGTTTTGTCCATCATCGGACAAGTTGAAGGACATGTGCAATTGCCGCCGCAGAATAAAACAACAAAATATGAGCATTTACTGCCGCAATTAATAGCCATTGAACAAAACCCTAAGATAGAGGGTCTGGTTGTCCTCTTAAATACCGTTGGTGGTGACGTGGAAGCTGGTCTTGCTTTGTCCGAAATGATTGCATCCATCTCAAAACCAACAGTATCAATTGTTTTAGGCGGGGGTCATTCAATCGGTGTTCCTATCGCTGTAGCAACAGATTATTCCTATATAGCCCCCACCGCTACGATGACCATTCACCCGATACGTTTAACCGGACTTGTTATTGGTGTACCACAGACCTTTGAATATTTGGATAAAATGCAGGAAAGGGTAATTGATTTTGTAATCCATCATTCCAATGTCAAAGAAGAAAAATTTAAAGAGCTCATGTTTGCCAAAGGTAACCTTACTCGTGATATTGGAACCAACGTTATCGGCGATGATGCAGTTAAATATGGTTTAATTGATGGAGTCGGCGGTGTGAAAGAAGCAATGGAAAAAGTAAATGAATTAATTAAGGCTAACAAAGGGCCGGAAGATCAGGTGATTCAATGA
- the dapA gene encoding 4-hydroxy-tetrahydrodipicolinate synthase, whose amino-acid sequence MHFGNILTAMVTPFDSSGKIDFDQTTKLIEHLLENGSEGLVIAGTTGESPTLTTDEKIALFKHTVKTVNNRVPVIAGTGSNNTAASVSLTKEAEACGVDGVMLVAPYYNKPNQEGLFQHFSTIASETKLPVMLYNIPGRSVVKMDADTIIRLSKMENIVSVKEATGDLDQVSEIIEKTSDDFSLYSGDDGMTLPLLSVGANGVVSVASHIVGNAMQDMVNAYQAGNVKDAAAKHRKLLPVMNGLFAAPSPTPVKAALNIKGIDVGSVRLPLIPLTESEEQTLKKLIEV is encoded by the coding sequence ATGCATTTTGGCAATATACTTACGGCAATGGTAACACCATTCGACTCAAGTGGTAAGATTGACTTCGACCAGACAACAAAACTAATCGAGCACTTGCTTGAAAATGGAAGTGAAGGATTGGTTATTGCCGGAACAACAGGTGAATCCCCTACACTGACAACAGATGAAAAAATCGCTCTTTTCAAACACACGGTAAAGACTGTGAATAATCGAGTTCCGGTTATAGCTGGAACCGGCAGCAATAATACTGCCGCTTCCGTTTCATTGACAAAAGAAGCGGAAGCGTGTGGAGTTGATGGTGTGATGCTTGTTGCACCATATTATAATAAGCCAAATCAGGAAGGGCTCTTTCAGCACTTTTCAACAATTGCGAGTGAAACAAAACTTCCGGTGATGTTATATAATATTCCAGGCCGATCAGTCGTTAAAATGGATGCAGACACGATTATTCGGCTAAGTAAGATGGAGAATATCGTCTCTGTGAAAGAAGCAACCGGAGATTTGGATCAGGTATCTGAGATCATCGAAAAAACAAGCGACGATTTCAGTTTGTATAGTGGTGATGATGGGATGACATTGCCGCTGCTCTCGGTTGGAGCAAATGGAGTAGTATCAGTCGCATCACACATTGTCGGCAATGCAATGCAGGATATGGTTAATGCATATCAAGCGGGAAATGTAAAAGATGCTGCAGCAAAACACCGTAAATTATTACCGGTTATGAATGGTCTATTTGCTGCACCTTCACCTACACCTGTAAAAGCAGCACTAAATATAAAAGGTATTGATGTTGGCAGTGTTCGTTTGCCGTTAATACCACTTACAGAATCTGAAGAACAAACGTTGAAAAAATTAATTGAGGTGTAA
- the dapG gene encoding aspartate kinase: MQILVQKFGGTSVQTEENRNHVIRHIKDALMKDYKLVVVVSALGRKPDPYATDTLLDLIGYPGNYNSNRELDLLMSCGETIASVVLSNELKKHHINAVALTGAQAGFITNDDFNQAKIQEVKTDRIENEFKQNDVIVVAGFQGQTAAGEITTIGRGGSDTTAAALGAALQADRIEIFTDVNGIMTADPRVVSSARPLDIVTYTEICNLAYQGAKVIHPRAVEIAMQAKIPMRVRSTYMQDEGTLVTTSRIQEIGKDIPDRLITGIAHMSSITQIRIQTKEETHRLQSDVFKAMAEAGISVDFINISPTGVIYTVPEAHTQKAVEILETLGFHPEITENCAKVSAVGAGMTGVPGVASRIVQSLTNAGVQILQSADSHTTIWVLIHEKDLRTAVNALHDVFELSNANELV, encoded by the coding sequence ATGCAGATATTAGTTCAAAAATTTGGTGGTACTTCAGTTCAGACAGAAGAAAATAGAAATCATGTTATCCGGCATATAAAAGATGCATTAATGAAAGATTACAAATTGGTAGTCGTTGTATCTGCATTAGGGCGTAAACCGGATCCATATGCAACAGACACATTATTGGACCTTATAGGATATCCCGGAAATTACAACTCCAATCGTGAGCTTGATTTATTAATGTCGTGTGGTGAAACAATTGCATCGGTCGTATTATCCAATGAACTGAAGAAACATCACATAAACGCTGTAGCATTAACAGGTGCTCAAGCCGGTTTTATTACAAACGATGATTTTAATCAGGCAAAAATACAAGAGGTAAAAACAGATCGGATTGAAAATGAATTTAAACAAAATGATGTTATTGTAGTGGCAGGTTTTCAAGGTCAAACTGCTGCAGGTGAAATAACTACCATTGGCCGAGGCGGCAGTGACACAACAGCTGCTGCCCTCGGTGCTGCACTGCAGGCTGACCGTATTGAAATTTTTACGGATGTAAATGGGATAATGACTGCCGACCCGCGTGTAGTGTCCAGTGCCAGACCTCTGGATATTGTAACATATACGGAAATTTGTAATTTGGCCTATCAAGGGGCAAAGGTAATCCACCCCCGTGCTGTGGAGATTGCCATGCAGGCAAAGATACCGATGCGCGTACGGTCAACCTATATGCAGGATGAAGGAACGCTTGTGACAACATCAAGAATACAGGAAATAGGAAAGGATATTCCGGATCGGCTTATTACCGGAATAGCACACATGTCATCGATAACGCAGATAAGAATTCAAACGAAAGAGGAGACACACAGGCTGCAATCCGACGTTTTTAAAGCAATGGCTGAAGCAGGGATTTCAGTGGACTTTATAAATATTTCTCCAACAGGGGTTATTTATACAGTTCCTGAAGCACACACGCAAAAGGCTGTAGAAATCCTGGAAACGTTAGGTTTTCATCCCGAAATCACAGAAAACTGTGCAAAAGTATCGGCTGTCGGTGCTGGAATGACAGGTGTTCCGGGGGTAGCATCAAGGATCGTGCAGTCGTTAACGAACGCCGGTGTACAAATTTTGCAATCGGCTGACAGTCATACAACTATTTGGGTGCTTATTCATGAAAAAGATTTAAGAACAGCTGTAAATGCCTTGCATGATGTCTTTGAATTAAGCAATGCCAATGAGCTGGTTTGA
- the asd gene encoding aspartate-semialdehyde dehydrogenase → MVNKEAYNIAVVGATGAVGQKIVQILEIKDLPINELKLLSSKRSAGKKVKFKNKEITVEEATPESFSGVDIALFSAGGSVSKKLAPEAVKRGAVVVDNTSAYRMDEEVPLVVPEVNEEDIKSHKGIIANPNCSTIQMVAALKPLQKAFGLSRVIVSTYQAVSGAGSQANEELENQIKQYVNNEEMTAEILPVKGDEKHYPIAFNALPQIDVFRDNGYTFEEMKMINETKKIMHAPDLPVAATCVRLPFFTSHAESVYVDVKKSGLTVEDIWKVLREADGVILEDDIATQTYPTPLTATNKEEVFVGRVRKDLDNDKGFHLWVVSDNLVKGAAWNTIQIAERVIQIA, encoded by the coding sequence ATGGTAAACAAAGAAGCATATAATATAGCTGTTGTTGGTGCGACTGGTGCAGTCGGACAAAAAATCGTTCAAATACTTGAAATCAAGGACTTACCTATAAATGAATTAAAGCTTTTATCATCAAAAAGGTCAGCAGGAAAGAAAGTAAAATTTAAAAATAAAGAAATCACAGTGGAAGAAGCGACACCAGAAAGTTTCTCCGGCGTAGATATTGCTCTCTTTTCCGCCGGTGGTTCTGTATCCAAAAAACTTGCACCGGAAGCGGTAAAACGTGGTGCGGTCGTTGTGGATAATACCAGCGCATACCGTATGGATGAAGAAGTTCCGTTAGTGGTGCCTGAGGTAAACGAAGAGGACATTAAGTCACATAAAGGTATTATCGCAAATCCAAACTGCTCAACCATTCAGATGGTCGCAGCATTAAAACCGCTCCAGAAAGCTTTCGGACTGTCGCGTGTTATCGTTTCAACGTACCAGGCTGTTTCAGGTGCTGGAAGCCAGGCAAATGAAGAGCTGGAAAACCAAATAAAACAGTATGTAAATAATGAGGAAATGACAGCAGAAATATTGCCTGTCAAAGGCGATGAAAAACATTATCCAATCGCGTTTAATGCACTTCCGCAAATTGACGTATTTCGGGATAATGGCTACACCTTTGAAGAAATGAAGATGATCAATGAAACCAAAAAAATCATGCATGCTCCGGATTTGCCGGTGGCAGCAACCTGTGTCAGATTACCTTTTTTCACCTCACATGCAGAAAGTGTTTATGTCGATGTTAAGAAAAGTGGATTAACAGTTGAGGATATATGGAAGGTATTGAGGGAAGCGGATGGCGTCATTTTGGAGGACGACATTGCGACACAAACATACCCAACGCCACTCACTGCGACAAATAAAGAAGAAGTATTTGTCGGACGTGTACGCAAAGATCTGGATAATGACAAAGGCTTTCATTTATGGGTTGTATCCGACAACCTTGTTAAAGGGGCTGCTTGGAATACGATACAAATTGCAGAAAGGGTAATCCAAATAGCTTAG
- the dpaB gene encoding dipicolinate synthase subunit B has protein sequence MSLEGKRIGFGFTGSHCTYDQVFPQLELLVEAGADVVPIVTYTVRTTDTKFGKAEDHVKKIESITGKQVITTMPEAEPLGPEYPLDCMVIAPLTGNSMSKLANALTDSPVLMAAKATMRNQQPVVLGISTNDALGLNGVNLMRLMASKLIYFIPYGQDNPYKKPNSLVSKMDYLPDTVEAALEHKQIQPVIVPYE, from the coding sequence ATGTCATTGGAAGGAAAGCGAATAGGTTTTGGTTTTACCGGATCACATTGTACGTATGACCAGGTGTTCCCTCAGTTGGAACTATTGGTTGAAGCGGGAGCCGATGTGGTTCCAATTGTGACGTATACGGTCCGTACAACAGATACAAAGTTTGGTAAAGCGGAAGATCACGTAAAAAAAATCGAATCAATTACCGGAAAACAGGTGATTACAACGATGCCTGAGGCTGAGCCATTAGGCCCTGAGTATCCGTTAGATTGCATGGTTATTGCGCCACTGACCGGGAATTCGATGAGTAAACTGGCAAATGCATTAACCGATTCGCCAGTATTAATGGCTGCGAAGGCAACAATGAGAAACCAGCAGCCAGTTGTTTTGGGTATTTCCACTAACGATGCGCTTGGATTAAATGGTGTAAATCTAATGCGATTGATGGCCAGTAAGCTTATTTATTTTATTCCTTATGGTCAGGATAATCCTTATAAGAAGCCGAATTCATTAGTCTCCAAAATGGATTATTTGCCTGATACCGTGGAAGCTGCACTTGAGCATAAACAAATTCAGCCTGTAATTGTTCCTTATGAATAG
- the dpaA gene encoding dipicolinic acid synthetase subunit A: MNQLVAVIGGDARYLELIRQLQTLADTSIYLVGFDNLEQGFTGLKQMDFHELEPEKLDAVILPITGTNSEGDVETVFSDQKFRLTDQWFERLKDSAIVFTGITNDYLSSVTDKHNISLIPLFNRDDVAIYNSIPTAEGTIMMAIEHTDYTIHSSRVIVVGFGRVGNTVANKFSALGAKVSVCARSIMDLARITEMGLTAIPLDKLHEHTDECDLLINTIPAQVVTKKSIQQLPPHAFIIDLASKPGGTDFDYAQQRGIKATLARSLPGIVAPKTSGKIMADVIKQFLNNREERL; this comes from the coding sequence ATGAATCAACTAGTCGCTGTAATAGGTGGGGATGCGCGTTACCTGGAATTGATACGACAGTTGCAAACGTTAGCTGATACATCCATTTATCTGGTTGGATTTGATAACCTGGAGCAAGGATTTACTGGATTAAAACAAATGGATTTTCATGAATTGGAGCCGGAAAAATTGGATGCAGTAATTTTGCCAATTACTGGAACCAATAGCGAAGGTGACGTTGAAACGGTATTTTCCGACCAAAAATTCCGGTTAACGGATCAATGGTTTGAACGGTTAAAAGATTCCGCTATTGTATTTACCGGTATAACCAACGATTATTTATCTTCAGTTACAGATAAGCACAATATTTCCCTAATTCCATTATTTAACCGGGATGATGTTGCTATTTACAATTCCATTCCTACCGCAGAAGGAACAATTATGATGGCAATTGAACATACTGACTATACAATTCATTCGTCTCGGGTGATTGTCGTCGGATTTGGAAGGGTTGGAAACACAGTCGCCAATAAGTTCTCAGCGCTTGGTGCGAAGGTTTCTGTTTGTGCAAGAAGTATTATGGATTTGGCAAGAATTACTGAAATGGGGCTTACAGCAATTCCACTGGATAAATTACATGAGCATACAGACGAATGTGATTTACTGATTAATACGATACCAGCACAAGTGGTAACAAAAAAATCGATTCAACAGCTTCCACCACATGCATTTATTATTGACCTTGCCTCAAAGCCGGGCGGAACAGACTTCGATTATGCCCAGCAGCGTGGCATCAAAGCCACTTTGGCCAGAAGCTTGCCTGGAATCGTTGCGCCTAAGACATCCGGTAAAATTATGGCGGATGTTATTAAGCAATTTTTGAATAACAGGGAGGAGCGTTTATAA
- a CDS encoding YlmC/YmxH family sporulation protein, producing MRYKDISGKEIVNVNHGTRLGILGQTDLEIDENTGQIQSFVIPNYKWFGLKKEGAETKIRWSSIRKIGEDMIMIEMD from the coding sequence GTGCGTTATAAGGATATAAGCGGTAAGGAAATTGTTAATGTCAACCATGGAACACGGTTGGGCATACTGGGTCAAACTGATCTGGAAATCGATGAAAATACTGGACAGATTCAATCATTTGTTATTCCAAATTACAAGTGGTTCGGGTTGAAAAAAGAGGGTGCTGAAACAAAAATCAGGTGGAGCTCCATAAGGAAAATCGGTGAGGATATGATTATGATCGAAATGGATTAG